One Eubalaena glacialis isolate mEubGla1 chromosome 11, mEubGla1.1.hap2.+ XY, whole genome shotgun sequence DNA segment encodes these proteins:
- the LOC133100653 gene encoding LOW QUALITY PROTEIN: histone H4 (The sequence of the model RefSeq protein was modified relative to this genomic sequence to represent the inferred CDS: substituted 1 base at 1 genomic stop codon), with amino-acid sequence MSGRGKGGKGLGKGGAKRHRKVLRDNIQGITKPAIRRLARRGGVKRISGLIYEETRGVLKVFLENVIRDAVTXTEHAKRKTVTAMDVVYALKRQGRTLYGFGG; translated from the coding sequence TAAAGGTGGCAAAGGGCTGGGTAAGGGAGGCGCTAAGCGCCACCGGAAGGTCTTACGGGACAACATCCAGGGTATTACGAAGCCCGCCATTCGCCGTCTGGCTCGCCGTGGTGGTGTGAAGCGCATCTCTGGCCTCATCTATGAGGAGACCCGGGGGGTGCTCAAAGTGTTCCTGGAGAACGTGATCCGTGATGCGGTGACTTAGACGGAGCACGCCAAGCGCAAGACGGTCACGGCCATGGATGTGGTGTATGCGCTGAAACGCCAGGGCCGCACCCTCTACGGCTTCGGCGGCTGA